The segment TATTTGAATTTATTATAACAATTGCTTTAGTTTGTGTCTGGCTTTTTATGAATGGAAAAATAATTTTTATTGCGGAGTGCAGGTATGCCGAACAAAGGTTTATTGTTCCCTCGGCAGGGCGACAAAAATACTGTCTATCTTAAAAATTTAGTGAAAAGTGAGTTTATTGAGATAGGCGATTATTCATTTTATTACGATATTGAAAATGCTCAGGATTTTGAAAAGAAATGCGTGCTCTACCATTATCCTTACGTCAATAACGACAGGCTTAAAATAGGGAAGTTTTGTTCAATTGCCCAGGGGACAAAGTTTCTTTTCAATGGCGCAAATCATACTTTATCTTCACTGTCAACTTACCCTTTCCCCGTTCTGGCTGATGAATGGGACTTAAAAGTTCCTGTTACAAAATCGTGGGATAACAAAGGCGATATCGTTGTAGGTAACGATGTCTGGATCGGCTTTGAAGCTGTTATCATGGCCGGTGTAACAATTGGGGACGGGGCGATTATCGCTTCGAGGGCTGTAGTTACTAAAGATGTTGAACCGTACTCTATCGTCGGCGGTATGCCTGCTAAACTAATTAAAAAGAGATTCCCGGACGATGTAATTTCCAGGCTTCTTGAACTTAAATGGTGGGATTGGGACGAAGAGAAAATCAAGGAAAACCTGGATAAGATAATGGATAAAAACAGAATTAATGAATTGATATTCT is part of the Ignavibacteria bacterium genome and harbors:
- a CDS encoding CatB-related O-acetyltransferase; the protein is MPNKGLLFPRQGDKNTVYLKNLVKSEFIEIGDYSFYYDIENAQDFEKKCVLYHYPYVNNDRLKIGKFCSIAQGTKFLFNGANHTLSSLSTYPFPVLADEWDLKVPVTKSWDNKGDIVVGNDVWIGFEAVIMAGVTIGDGAIIASRAVVTKDVEPYSIVGGMPAKLIKKRFPDDVISRLLELKWWDWDEEKIKENLDKIMDKNRINELIF